Proteins encoded by one window of candidate division KSB1 bacterium:
- a CDS encoding TraR/DksA C4-type zinc finger protein, whose translation MSEKRITPYSDEELEYFRGLILEKKRETEQEIERLQNELAKESRDLLDDDSGYSFHMADSAAVATGREQIYMMIDRLQKLIGYLDRAIERINNKTYGICRVTGKPIPKERLEAIPHTELSVEGKMLEQRR comes from the coding sequence ATGAGTGAAAAAAGAATTACCCCTTACAGCGACGAAGAACTCGAATACTTTCGCGGCTTAATTTTGGAAAAAAAGCGTGAGACGGAGCAGGAGATCGAGCGCCTGCAGAATGAGCTGGCGAAAGAAAGTCGCGATTTGCTGGATGACGACTCGGGCTACTCTTTTCACATGGCTGACTCGGCAGCGGTCGCCACGGGCCGCGAACAAATTTATATGATGATCGACCGCCTGCAGAAACTCATCGGCTACTTGGATCGGGCGATCGAACGCATCAACAACAAAACCTACGGCATATGCCGCGTCACCGGGAAACCGATCCCGAAGGAACGTCTGGAAGCCATTCCTCACACCGAATTGTCGGTTGAAGGCAAGATGTTGGAACAGCGCCGGTGA
- a CDS encoding sodium:calcium antiporter — protein sequence MSRLFESFVSINLLTAGLGLAFGIALLWYGSNLVTQKIAPIAKHFGVKELVITILGVSVLSSLPELTVSLFAAAAGKADISLGNVIGSNFVTLTFVTALCALISPIVVRTEIKERESSWMILSTTAIFLLAIDGRLSRLDGVILMLLYLPYLAAVVREAVQEAKTKQNELSTKDPRILLHFIAGIAGIFAVILGAKTALVSGESIGKILGLAPAVLGILIFAFGTSLPELAIALSATLRKKADISIGEVYSSNIFTALFILGACAVVMPMTLFENPAVPSVLVKYDIPFLILAGVIIQIFVTTGSILKRGEALIILLLYVYFVVIHFVPGLLPF from the coding sequence ATGAGCCGACTTTTCGAGTCTTTCGTCTCCATCAATTTGCTTACTGCAGGTTTGGGACTCGCTTTCGGAATCGCCCTTTTGTGGTACGGTTCCAATCTGGTCACGCAGAAAATCGCCCCCATTGCCAAGCATTTCGGTGTTAAGGAACTGGTGATCACCATTCTCGGCGTCAGTGTCCTTTCTTCCTTGCCGGAACTCACGGTCTCTCTGTTTGCCGCCGCGGCGGGTAAAGCCGATATTTCTTTAGGAAACGTCATCGGTTCCAATTTTGTGACTTTGACCTTTGTGACCGCTTTGTGCGCCCTGATCTCGCCGATCGTTGTACGTACTGAAATTAAAGAGCGCGAAAGCTCATGGATGATCCTCTCGACTACGGCAATTTTTCTATTGGCTATCGATGGGCGGCTGTCGCGACTGGATGGTGTGATCTTGATGCTGCTTTACTTACCTTACCTTGCCGCCGTAGTACGCGAGGCCGTGCAGGAAGCTAAAACAAAACAGAATGAGCTGTCGACAAAAGATCCGCGCATTCTTTTGCACTTTATCGCCGGGATCGCCGGCATCTTTGCCGTTATTTTAGGCGCCAAGACGGCGCTCGTTTCCGGCGAAAGCATCGGCAAAATTCTCGGACTTGCGCCGGCCGTGCTTGGTATTCTGATATTTGCTTTCGGCACTTCGCTGCCGGAACTGGCGATTGCCCTCTCCGCCACCCTGCGAAAAAAAGCCGATATCTCGATCGGCGAAGTTTATTCTTCCAATATTTTTACGGCTCTTTTCATCTTGGGCGCCTGCGCCGTGGTCATGCCGATGACCTTATTTGAGAATCCTGCCGTTCCCTCTGTGCTGGTCAAGTACGATATCCCCTTTCTCATCCTGGCCGGCGTAATCATCCAAATCTTTGTGACCACCGGCAGTATTCTCAAACGCGGCGAGGCATTGATCATCCTGCTGTTATACGTTTACTTTGTCGTCATTCATTTCGTACCCGGCCTGCTGCCGTTCTAG
- the selA gene encoding L-seryl-tRNA(Sec) selenium transferase has protein sequence MNEKLKLFPSIDMLLSTPELQSWLARRQRPFVRRIAADEVQRLRKQVLEGLVEGLDSRKAVTEMLLMRISQRLQQEEVPSLGPVINATGVILHTGLGRAPLAPEAQQAIQKVMAGYCNLEFDLHTGERGERTDHVRRLLCGLTGAEDALMVNNNAAAVFLALNTLAAGKEAIVSRGQLIEIGGSFRLPEIMARSGAVLREVGTTNRTRLRDYEEAINPQTGLIVVAHPSNYRVMGFTEEAELKDLCRLAHAHHLPLLYDLGAGVLVDFRQYGLPYEPLVQESLEAGADIVTFSGDKVIGGPQAGLIVGKKTFLQAMHRNPIMRAVRCDKMTYAAMEATLRLFRRTDLLEQHTVLRLLLQSTDELQRRAETILQLIPPEVYRHLQITIEPRPAQFGSGALPLETLPSVALALEPLEIKVTELARRLRLGEPAVIGYIDKNRLYLDLRSVFDEQTDALASAVAAAVLPSSANSQADEP, from the coding sequence ATGAATGAAAAATTGAAGCTTTTCCCTTCCATTGATATGCTTCTTTCGACGCCGGAGCTGCAGTCCTGGCTGGCGCGCCGGCAGCGTCCGTTTGTGCGCCGCATTGCTGCAGACGAGGTGCAGCGGCTGCGAAAGCAGGTCCTCGAAGGTTTGGTGGAGGGACTTGACAGCCGTAAGGCTGTCACCGAAATGCTTTTGATGCGCATTTCGCAAAGACTGCAGCAGGAGGAGGTGCCTTCGTTAGGTCCGGTCATCAATGCCACAGGGGTCATCCTGCATACGGGGTTGGGGCGGGCGCCGTTGGCTCCCGAAGCGCAACAGGCGATACAAAAAGTGATGGCCGGCTATTGCAATCTTGAATTCGATTTACACACCGGCGAACGCGGTGAGCGTACCGACCATGTCCGTCGGCTGCTGTGCGGGCTGACAGGCGCCGAAGACGCTTTGATGGTCAACAACAATGCCGCAGCCGTATTTTTGGCGCTCAATACATTGGCCGCCGGCAAGGAAGCGATCGTCTCGCGCGGCCAGCTGATCGAAATCGGCGGCTCTTTTCGTCTGCCCGAAATCATGGCGCGCAGCGGTGCGGTCCTGCGCGAAGTGGGCACCACCAACCGCACCCGATTGCGCGATTATGAAGAGGCCATCAACCCTCAAACCGGCTTGATCGTCGTTGCCCATCCCTCCAACTATCGGGTGATGGGTTTTACCGAGGAGGCCGAACTCAAAGATCTATGCCGCCTCGCACATGCGCATCATTTGCCGCTTCTTTATGATCTCGGCGCCGGCGTTCTGGTTGATTTTCGGCAATACGGACTTCCTTATGAGCCGTTGGTGCAGGAAAGCCTGGAGGCGGGAGCAGATATCGTCACGTTCAGCGGCGACAAAGTGATCGGCGGACCGCAGGCCGGCTTGATCGTCGGCAAAAAGACCTTTCTGCAGGCGATGCACCGCAATCCCATCATGCGCGCCGTGCGCTGCGACAAGATGACCTATGCCGCCATGGAAGCGACGCTTCGCCTTTTTCGACGCACGGATTTGCTCGAACAGCATACCGTCCTACGGCTTTTACTTCAGTCAACGGATGAGCTGCAGAGACGCGCCGAGACGATTTTACAACTCATTCCCCCAGAAGTATACCGGCACCTGCAGATCACCATCGAGCCGCGCCCGGCTCAGTTCGGCAGCGGCGCCTTACCGCTCGAAACCCTTCCCAGCGTGGCTTTGGCGCTCGAGCCGCTGGAGATAAAAGTTACAGAGCTGGCGCGCCGCCTTCGACTCGGAGAACCGGCCGTCATCGGCTATATCGACAAAAATCGACTCTACCTCGATCTCCGCAGCGTGTTCGACGAACAAACTGACGCTCTCGCTTCCGCCGTTGCCGCCGCTGTGCTCCCATCCTCTGCAAACAGCCAAGCCGATGAACCATAA